The following coding sequences lie in one Silvibacterium dinghuense genomic window:
- a CDS encoding glycosyl hydrolase 2 galactose-binding domain-containing protein, which yields MSTSRRVFLKSTLIAGAGMAMPAAHASAETSSAVADAPAGFTDAAAAPAGAGFTRGIGLYPGAAEENFAPELVIDATTYRNLALRRPAYHSSAYDYNLTAQLVTDGVKDTRLPSWVAVSMNRQGELPKPDRETLLNHYEASPQELKGASPSVQVMLGGDDLPEIDKLKVFLVMPKHVPASAIRLTISVSDDGRTWTEAASLEGPDPASPAPYPPDMSRGTNLFYPEIPLKQAYRSRYYEVKCSLAQGEEGAQWQMGQIEFWHGSERVQVGGPYSFTSAWMSAGSGEEWVYVDLGARCEFDRIALYWVARAAEGKIQLSDDAESWRDLQSLAASTNQVDDIHLPSPERARYVRVLMTQPTSAQGYLLSEIEVYGRGGLVAKPKAAQQPTPDGSLNLAGGAWRVERISATGSATGEALATAGYKDESWVVATVPGTVLTSYLNAGAIPDPNFGQNQLHISDSYFYSDFWHRTEFTAPVVAHGQTTWLNFDGINWKADVYLNGEKLGRIEGGFMRGQFDVTGKLKPGQANALAVKVEKNATPGACKQKTWENPSRNGGALGRDNPTYHASIGWDWIPTIRGRNSGIWGDVYLSVTGSVTVENPLVVSTLPLPDTSHADVKIEVELWNHSAKPVTGTLKGTFGAVKFAQHVDLAASERKAIRLDTTTHPELRIDKPELWWPAGYGEPHLYDVELNFEGRDHKVTDSKKFKAGIRQMTFSEEGGKLRLWINGRRFVARGGNWGFGESMLRYRAREYDAALRYHREMNFTMVRNWVGQIGDKAFWEACDRHGIVVWQDFWLANPWDGPIPDDNALFLKNARDYILRIRSHASIGLYCGRNEGYPPPVLDAGIRKLLAELHPDIHYIGSSADDVVSGHGPYNALPTAVYFDMADSRMHSEIGMPNIPPIESVRAMMPEKAIWPQGLDWGLHDFSQTGAQGGSSFLRIIEDSYGGAQSGEQWVELAQFVNYEGHRAMFEAQSKYRMGVLLWMSHPCWPSFVWQTYDYYFEPTAAYFGAKKGSEPLHIQWNRTTGKIEVVNYSGGSQSGLTAQAEIVNLDGAQKWSKTASLSSAEDSTETPIEIPAIDGLTSVHFLRLSLTQSGKEVSSNFYLRAINEGDYRAIRQLAKAQVRATTKTVQQGEVWTLTTELENTSQIPALMVRLKAVRERSGDRILPAIYSDNYIALMPGEKHTVTIELKHADTRGEAAKVVVSGFNVVEA from the coding sequence ATGTCCACCTCACGACGCGTTTTTTTGAAGAGCACCCTGATTGCGGGCGCAGGCATGGCCATGCCTGCCGCCCATGCCTCTGCCGAGACTTCTTCTGCTGTTGCGGATGCTCCTGCGGGCTTTACTGATGCGGCGGCTGCGCCTGCGGGAGCAGGCTTTACGCGTGGCATCGGGCTGTATCCGGGCGCGGCGGAGGAGAACTTTGCGCCGGAGCTGGTGATCGACGCGACCACCTATCGCAATCTGGCGCTGCGGCGGCCAGCGTATCACTCGAGCGCATATGACTATAATCTGACGGCACAGCTGGTGACCGACGGAGTGAAGGACACGCGGCTGCCGAGCTGGGTCGCGGTCTCGATGAATCGCCAGGGCGAGCTGCCGAAGCCCGATCGCGAGACGCTGCTGAACCATTACGAGGCGAGCCCGCAGGAACTAAAGGGAGCATCGCCCTCGGTGCAGGTGATGCTGGGCGGCGACGATCTGCCGGAGATCGACAAGCTCAAAGTCTTTCTCGTGATGCCGAAGCATGTTCCGGCATCGGCCATCCGGCTGACTATCTCTGTCTCGGACGACGGACGTACCTGGACGGAAGCGGCGAGCCTGGAGGGACCGGACCCGGCCTCCCCCGCACCGTATCCGCCGGATATGTCGCGCGGGACAAATCTTTTTTATCCCGAGATTCCGCTGAAGCAGGCTTATCGCAGCCGCTACTACGAGGTGAAGTGTTCGCTTGCGCAGGGCGAAGAGGGCGCGCAGTGGCAGATGGGGCAGATCGAGTTCTGGCATGGCAGCGAGCGCGTCCAGGTCGGTGGCCCCTACAGCTTTACCAGCGCGTGGATGAGTGCGGGCTCGGGCGAAGAGTGGGTGTACGTGGACCTGGGAGCACGCTGCGAGTTCGATCGCATTGCGCTCTACTGGGTTGCGCGTGCGGCTGAGGGAAAAATTCAGCTTTCGGATGACGCAGAGTCATGGCGCGACCTGCAATCTCTGGCAGCAAGTACGAACCAGGTCGATGATATTCATCTGCCTTCGCCCGAGCGTGCGCGCTACGTGCGCGTGCTGATGACGCAGCCAACCTCGGCGCAGGGATATCTGCTGAGCGAGATCGAGGTGTACGGGCGCGGCGGCTTAGTGGCGAAGCCGAAGGCTGCGCAGCAGCCAACGCCGGATGGCAGTCTTAATTTGGCCGGTGGAGCATGGCGCGTAGAACGCATTTCGGCGACAGGCTCTGCAACCGGCGAAGCGCTTGCGACGGCCGGTTATAAGGACGAGAGCTGGGTGGTCGCAACGGTGCCGGGTACGGTGCTGACTTCGTATCTGAATGCGGGCGCGATCCCCGATCCGAATTTCGGTCAGAATCAGTTACATATTTCAGATTCATATTTCTATTCCGACTTCTGGCATCGCACCGAGTTCACCGCACCGGTTGTAGCGCACGGGCAGACGACATGGCTGAACTTCGACGGTATCAACTGGAAGGCCGATGTCTACCTGAACGGCGAGAAGCTGGGCCGGATTGAAGGCGGCTTCATGCGTGGGCAGTTCGATGTGACCGGCAAGCTGAAGCCGGGGCAGGCGAATGCGCTGGCAGTGAAGGTGGAAAAGAACGCGACACCGGGCGCCTGCAAGCAGAAGACCTGGGAGAATCCGAGCCGCAACGGTGGAGCGCTGGGGCGCGACAATCCGACCTATCATGCGTCGATCGGCTGGGACTGGATTCCGACGATTCGCGGGCGCAACAGCGGCATCTGGGGCGATGTCTATCTATCTGTAACCGGATCGGTGACAGTTGAGAATCCGCTAGTGGTTTCGACCCTCCCGCTGCCCGATACTTCGCATGCGGATGTGAAGATCGAAGTGGAGCTGTGGAATCACAGCGCGAAACCGGTGACCGGCACGCTCAAGGGCACATTCGGCGCGGTGAAGTTTGCCCAGCACGTGGACCTGGCAGCCTCGGAACGGAAAGCGATCCGCCTGGACACGACGACGCACCCGGAGCTGCGCATCGACAAGCCGGAGCTGTGGTGGCCGGCGGGCTATGGCGAGCCGCACCTCTACGATGTCGAGCTGAATTTTGAAGGCCGTGATCACAAGGTCACCGACTCGAAGAAGTTCAAGGCCGGCATTCGTCAGATGACCTTCAGTGAAGAGGGCGGCAAACTCAGACTTTGGATCAATGGTCGAAGGTTCGTTGCGCGTGGTGGCAACTGGGGCTTCGGCGAATCGATGCTGCGCTATCGCGCGCGCGAGTATGACGCGGCCCTGCGCTATCACCGCGAGATGAACTTCACCATGGTGCGCAACTGGGTGGGGCAGATCGGCGACAAGGCATTTTGGGAGGCATGCGATCGTCACGGCATCGTAGTGTGGCAGGACTTCTGGCTGGCGAATCCGTGGGATGGTCCGATCCCCGACGACAACGCGCTCTTCCTCAAGAATGCGCGCGACTACATCCTGCGCATCCGCAGCCACGCTTCGATCGGCCTCTATTGCGGACGCAATGAGGGCTATCCGCCGCCGGTGCTCGACGCGGGCATTCGCAAGCTGCTCGCGGAACTGCATCCGGACATTCACTACATCGGCAGCTCGGCCGACGACGTGGTGAGCGGGCATGGGCCGTACAACGCGCTGCCCACGGCGGTGTATTTCGACATGGCGGACAGCCGCATGCACAGCGAGATCGGCATGCCGAATATCCCGCCGATCGAGAGCGTGCGCGCGATGATGCCGGAGAAGGCAATCTGGCCGCAGGGGCTCGACTGGGGCCTGCATGATTTTTCGCAGACCGGCGCGCAGGGTGGCAGCTCGTTCCTGCGCATCATTGAAGACAGCTACGGTGGCGCGCAGTCGGGCGAGCAGTGGGTCGAGCTGGCTCAGTTCGTGAACTACGAAGGCCATCGCGCCATGTTCGAGGCGCAGAGCAAGTACCGTATGGGCGTGCTGCTGTGGATGAGCCATCCCTGCTGGCCGTCGTTTGTGTGGCAGACCTACGACTACTATTTCGAGCCGACGGCCGCGTACTTCGGTGCGAAGAAGGGCTCGGAGCCGCTGCACATCCAGTGGAATCGCACGACGGGCAAGATCGAGGTGGTGAACTACAGCGGCGGCAGCCAGAGCGGGCTGACGGCGCAGGCCGAGATCGTGAACCTCGATGGCGCCCAGAAGTGGTCGAAGACGGCATCGCTCTCGAGCGCGGAAGACAGCACGGAGACACCGATCGAGATTCCCGCGATCGACGGGCTGACGTCGGTGCACTTCCTGCGGCTTTCGCTCACGCAGAGCGGTAAAGAAGTCTCGAGCAACTTCTATCTGCGTGCAATCAACGAAGGCGATTACCGCGCCATCCGGCAGCTGGCGAAGGCCCAGGTGCGAGCGACCACGAAGACCGTGCAGCAGGGCGAGGTGTGGACGCTGACGACGGAGCTGGAGAACACGTCGCAGATTCCGGCGCTGATGGTGCGGCTCAAGGCGGTGCGCGAGCGCAGCGGCGACCGTATTCTGCCGGCGATCTACAGCGATAACTATATCGCTCTGATGCCGGGTGAGAAGCACACGGTTACCATCGAGCTGAAGCACGCGGACACGCGTGGTGAGGCGGCGAAGGTGGTGGTGAGCGGTTTCAATGTGGTCGAGGCCTAG
- a CDS encoding RNA polymerase sigma factor — MNAVEEAEFEAMVSRHARFVVRVAYAVLRHRQDAEDAAQEMFLKLYRNRTWQGMKNERAFLARTVWRVALDHLQADRLPARTRMESLSSDEAAWEPVSMELSPEQRVADASAVAAVHRMIDALPEEFRQVLALSAVEEMNSREMAEVLEVPEGTVRTRLMRARQMLKQKMAATMGREKEGRYAR, encoded by the coding sequence TTGAACGCGGTAGAGGAGGCGGAGTTCGAGGCGATGGTGTCGCGGCATGCGCGGTTTGTGGTGCGCGTAGCCTATGCGGTGCTGCGCCATCGGCAGGACGCCGAGGATGCGGCGCAGGAGATGTTTCTCAAGCTCTATCGCAACCGGACGTGGCAGGGCATGAAGAATGAGCGCGCGTTTCTGGCCAGGACGGTGTGGCGGGTGGCGCTCGATCACCTCCAGGCGGATCGGCTGCCGGCGCGAACGCGGATGGAAAGCCTGAGCAGCGACGAGGCAGCATGGGAGCCGGTTTCGATGGAGTTATCGCCCGAGCAGAGAGTCGCAGACGCAAGCGCCGTGGCCGCAGTGCATAGGATGATCGATGCCTTGCCGGAGGAGTTTCGGCAGGTTCTGGCGCTCTCTGCGGTGGAGGAGATGAATTCCCGTGAGATGGCCGAGGTGCTGGAGGTTCCGGAGGGCACGGTGCGTACGCGGCTGATGCGGGCCCGGCAGATGCTGAAACAGAAGATGGCGGCAACCATGGGGCGGGAAAAGGAGGGACGCTATGCGCGATAG
- a CDS encoding alpha,alpha-trehalose-phosphate synthase (UDP-forming): protein MSNRKTLQRLMHRELQGVKFLVVSNREPYVHSWKGEEMVASRPAGGLALALDPVLQAANGTWIAQGTGDADRESVDEHDHVAVPPDNPTYTLRRVWIDEQLQREFYNGMANEGLWPLCHASFVRPTFRPRDWESYRRANQIFADAILEEAGDEAAFVFIQDYHFALLPRMLKERNPKLIVAQFWHIPWPNAEAFRAFPWKEEILDGLLGNDLFGFQLRYHCTNFLETIDRNIEAIVNNEQSNVQRGGHETLVRPFPISIDFDAHVRTAFGPEVQADMEEWRRQLNLDSSGIEFLGIGIDRIDYTKGIPDRLHGFDYFLEQHPEYRGRIQFVQIGVPSRMQIEQYQAVSEEVEKLVDTINTRWATGSWKPVIFLKQYFTPRQLIALHRLAHFCVVTSLHDGMNLVAKEYVASRFDEDGVLILSRFTGAARELSDALLVNPFAIGEIAEAIAQAVHMKQEERRKRMRRMRREVEENNIYHWAANILSQLLRFEIPSTQSEDEEEIE, encoded by the coding sequence ATGTCCAATCGCAAGACACTGCAGCGGCTCATGCACAGGGAGCTTCAGGGGGTAAAGTTCCTCGTCGTCTCCAACCGCGAGCCCTATGTACATAGCTGGAAAGGAGAGGAGATGGTTGCCAGCCGCCCTGCTGGCGGATTGGCTCTGGCGCTCGACCCTGTGTTGCAGGCCGCGAACGGCACCTGGATCGCTCAGGGCACGGGCGATGCGGATCGTGAATCTGTCGATGAGCACGATCACGTTGCTGTCCCGCCCGACAATCCCACCTACACGCTGCGCCGCGTCTGGATCGACGAGCAGCTCCAGCGTGAGTTCTACAACGGCATGGCCAACGAAGGACTCTGGCCGCTCTGCCATGCCTCTTTTGTGCGCCCCACCTTCCGTCCGCGCGACTGGGAGAGCTATCGCCGCGCCAACCAGATCTTTGCCGACGCCATCCTCGAAGAGGCCGGTGATGAAGCTGCCTTTGTCTTCATCCAGGACTATCACTTCGCGCTGCTTCCGCGCATGCTCAAGGAGCGCAACCCCAAACTGATCGTCGCGCAGTTCTGGCATATTCCATGGCCCAATGCCGAAGCCTTCCGCGCCTTCCCCTGGAAGGAGGAGATTCTCGACGGCCTGCTGGGGAACGATCTCTTCGGTTTCCAGCTCCGCTATCACTGCACAAATTTCCTCGAGACCATTGACCGGAATATCGAAGCCATCGTCAATAACGAGCAGTCCAACGTGCAGCGCGGCGGCCACGAAACCCTGGTGCGTCCCTTCCCCATCAGCATCGACTTCGACGCGCACGTACGCACCGCTTTCGGCCCGGAAGTCCAGGCAGACATGGAGGAGTGGCGCAGGCAGCTGAACCTCGACAGCTCAGGCATAGAATTTCTCGGCATCGGCATCGACCGCATCGATTACACCAAGGGCATTCCCGATCGCCTGCATGGCTTCGACTACTTCCTCGAACAGCACCCCGAGTACAGGGGCCGCATTCAGTTTGTGCAGATCGGCGTGCCCAGCCGCATGCAGATCGAGCAGTACCAGGCGGTCAGCGAAGAAGTGGAAAAGCTGGTCGACACCATCAACACCCGGTGGGCCACCGGCTCATGGAAGCCGGTTATCTTCCTCAAGCAATACTTCACGCCGCGCCAGCTGATCGCGCTCCATCGCCTTGCCCATTTCTGCGTCGTCACCTCGCTGCATGACGGCATGAACCTGGTCGCCAAGGAGTATGTCGCCAGCCGCTTCGATGAGGACGGGGTGCTCATTCTCAGCCGCTTTACCGGCGCCGCCCGCGAACTCTCCGACGCGCTGCTGGTCAACCCTTTCGCGATCGGCGAAATCGCCGAAGCCATCGCCCAGGCCGTCCATATGAAGCAGGAGGAGCGGCGCAAACGCATGCGGCGCATGCGCCGCGAGGTGGAAGAAAACAATATCTACCACTGGGCCGCGAATATCCTCTCGCAGCTGCTTCGCTTTGAGATTCCATCCACGCAATCAGAAGACGAAGAGGAAATAGAATGA
- the otsB gene encoding trehalose-phosphatase, whose translation MTTPLATYLPQLRDAVASSSRVVLLLDFDGTLAPLVQRPELAALPQPTRAALTALQSSPRVTLAFISGRALADLRSRVGLNAIYAGNHGLEIEGPGLDFHGVDLIQSTEVLRAVSAKLAEKLHAIPGAQVEDKQSSLSVHYRNVDPSLAPRVKQITQSVTASYTNFVVLHEGKLVIEVRPRVDWHKGKAAEWILQQIASPAPLIIAMGDDRTDEDIFRSVPDSISIKVGEGPTSARFRVGDPGEVGRVLELIREAVSCRATV comes from the coding sequence ATGACTACGCCCCTCGCCACCTATCTCCCGCAGCTGCGCGATGCCGTCGCATCCTCATCCCGAGTGGTGTTGCTGCTCGACTTCGATGGCACGCTCGCACCGCTCGTCCAGCGGCCTGAGCTTGCTGCCCTGCCTCAGCCCACGCGTGCCGCTCTTACTGCACTCCAGAGCTCGCCGCGAGTGACGCTGGCCTTCATCAGCGGACGCGCTCTCGCGGACCTGCGCTCGCGTGTCGGTCTCAACGCCATTTATGCCGGCAATCACGGTCTCGAAATCGAAGGCCCCGGACTGGATTTTCATGGTGTGGACCTCATCCAATCCACCGAGGTGCTTCGCGCGGTCAGCGCGAAGCTTGCCGAGAAGCTGCACGCGATCCCCGGGGCGCAGGTGGAAGACAAGCAGTCGAGCCTCAGCGTTCACTATCGCAATGTCGATCCGTCGCTCGCTCCGCGCGTCAAACAGATCACCCAATCTGTCACAGCGTCGTATACAAATTTCGTCGTCCTGCACGAAGGCAAACTGGTGATCGAAGTCCGGCCACGGGTCGACTGGCATAAGGGCAAAGCTGCCGAGTGGATACTCCAGCAGATCGCGTCCCCGGCGCCACTCATCATCGCGATGGGCGATGACCGCACCGACGAAGACATCTTCCGCTCCGTGCCCGATTCCATTTCCATCAAGGTCGGCGAAGGTCCGACTTCCGCGCGCTTCCGGGTCGGCGATCCCGGCGAAGTCGGACGAGTGCTCGAACTCATTCGAGAAGCGGTTTCCTGCCGCGCAACAGTCTGA
- a CDS encoding penicillin acylase family protein, producing MESPLHRRRWRCPLAGTFLLVLLPAFSPAQPISTPELTRLRHEAAQVTIRRDDWGIAHVSGQTDADAVFGMIYAQAEDDFPRIERNYLVSLGRLSEAEGEKAMWEDLRQQLFIDPTELQRLYTQSPAWLQKLMNAWADGLNYYLATHPDVHPAVIHHFEPWMALSFTEGSIGGDIERVNLKALSAFYTQAHEAVSASTQPPHPPTPRELAMLADPDRFDPDKLETEPQGSNGIVIAASHTVDHHPLLLINPHTSFFFRSELQMTSGEGLNAYGAVTWGQFFIYQGFNDRAGWMHTSSGVDAVDEYVETVAARNGHWFYKYGNEWRPVTERTFTLRYPKPSGITTRTFTAYFTSHGPVIRAEGDHWITIQLMNIPIAALEQSYLRTKARTYAEYWKTMELQANSSNNTLFVDADGDIAYFHGNFIPRRDPRFDYTRPVDGSDPSTDWHGLLSVEETPHLLNPKSGYLFNVNNWPWTGAGASSLRASDYPAYVEMGGETARGQHAIRLLTHHPDFTLDSLLTLAFDSYLPWFDKPIPALVKAWDALPDADPRKAQLAEQVNTLRNWDHRWGVDSIATSLAIFWGTELRSTLSPKIKPDARTAGLAVQEYAATQATPDELLSTLAAASAKLTASFGTWKTPWGQINRFQRLTGDIQQPFNDAAPSIPVGFTSSVWGSLAAFGAHAYPGTKKWYGTVGNSFVAVVEFGPRIRARAITAGGESGHPSSPHFDDEAQRYVSGNLREVYFYPDQLQGHTERVYHPGE from the coding sequence ATGGAGAGCCCTTTGCACCGTAGACGATGGCGTTGTCCCCTGGCCGGAACATTTCTTCTTGTACTTCTGCCCGCATTTTCACCTGCCCAGCCTATTTCCACCCCGGAGCTCACACGTTTGCGGCACGAAGCCGCGCAGGTCACCATCCGCCGCGATGACTGGGGCATTGCTCACGTCTCCGGCCAGACTGACGCCGATGCTGTCTTCGGCATGATCTACGCACAGGCCGAAGACGACTTTCCCCGCATCGAACGCAACTACCTCGTCTCTCTCGGACGCCTCTCCGAAGCAGAAGGCGAGAAAGCTATGTGGGAGGATCTCCGTCAGCAGCTGTTCATCGATCCCACTGAGCTTCAGCGCCTTTACACACAGAGCCCGGCATGGCTGCAGAAGCTGATGAACGCGTGGGCCGATGGCCTCAACTACTACCTCGCCACGCATCCCGATGTACACCCCGCGGTCATCCATCATTTCGAGCCATGGATGGCGCTCTCCTTCACCGAGGGCAGCATCGGCGGCGATATCGAGCGCGTGAACCTCAAAGCACTTTCGGCTTTCTACACGCAGGCCCACGAAGCCGTTTCAGCCTCCACGCAGCCTCCGCATCCACCCACGCCACGCGAGCTGGCCATGCTCGCCGATCCGGATCGCTTCGATCCCGACAAGCTCGAGACCGAGCCGCAGGGCTCAAACGGCATTGTGATCGCGGCCTCGCATACCGTCGATCATCACCCGCTGCTGCTCATCAACCCGCATACGTCCTTTTTCTTCCGTTCCGAGTTACAAATGACGAGCGGTGAAGGCCTGAATGCCTACGGCGCCGTCACCTGGGGGCAATTCTTCATCTATCAGGGCTTCAACGACCGCGCCGGATGGATGCATACCTCGAGCGGTGTCGATGCCGTCGACGAATATGTAGAGACGGTCGCCGCTCGCAATGGGCACTGGTTCTATAAGTACGGCAACGAGTGGCGTCCCGTCACCGAGCGCACCTTCACACTGCGATACCCCAAGCCCTCCGGCATCACCACGCGCACCTTTACCGCCTATTTCACCTCGCATGGGCCCGTCATCCGCGCAGAAGGCGACCACTGGATCACCATCCAGCTCATGAATATCCCGATTGCTGCGCTCGAACAGTCGTACCTGCGCACCAAGGCCCGCACCTATGCGGAGTATTGGAAGACCATGGAGCTGCAGGCCAACTCCTCCAACAACACGCTCTTCGTCGATGCCGACGGCGACATCGCCTACTTCCACGGCAACTTCATTCCGCGCCGCGATCCACGCTTTGACTACACGCGCCCCGTCGACGGCAGCGATCCCTCCACGGACTGGCATGGCCTGCTCTCCGTCGAAGAGACGCCGCACCTGCTCAATCCGAAGAGCGGCTATCTCTTCAACGTAAACAACTGGCCGTGGACCGGAGCAGGCGCGAGCAGCCTGCGTGCGAGCGACTACCCTGCCTACGTCGAAATGGGTGGAGAAACCGCGCGCGGCCAGCATGCCATCCGCCTGCTCACCCACCACCCCGACTTCACGCTCGATTCCCTGCTCACACTCGCCTTCGACAGTTACCTGCCATGGTTCGACAAGCCCATACCCGCACTCGTCAAGGCATGGGATGCTCTGCCTGACGCCGATCCGCGCAAGGCGCAGCTTGCCGAGCAGGTAAACACGCTGCGCAACTGGGACCATCGCTGGGGCGTGGACTCCATCGCCACCTCGCTCGCCATCTTCTGGGGCACGGAGCTGCGCAGCACGCTTTCGCCGAAGATCAAGCCGGATGCACGCACCGCAGGCCTCGCCGTACAGGAATATGCGGCGACGCAGGCCACACCGGACGAACTGCTCAGCACACTCGCCGCAGCCTCGGCAAAACTCACCGCCAGCTTCGGCACCTGGAAGACCCCATGGGGGCAGATCAATCGCTTCCAGCGGCTCACGGGCGATATCCAGCAGCCCTTCAACGACGCAGCTCCGAGCATCCCCGTCGGCTTCACCTCGTCCGTGTGGGGCTCGCTCGCTGCCTTCGGCGCGCATGCCTATCCAGGAACCAAGAAATGGTACGGCACCGTCGGCAACAGCTTCGTCGCAGTGGTTGAATTCGGTCCCCGCATCCGCGCCCGCGCCATCACCGCCGGAGGTGAGAGCGGTCATCCATCCTCACCGCACTTCGACGACGAAGCGCAACGCTACGTCAGCGGCAATCTGCGAGAAGTCTACTTCTATCCCGATCAGCTCCAGGGCCACACGGAGCGCGTCTATCACCCGGGAGAATAA
- a CDS encoding 4-hydroxy-tetrahydrodipicolinate reductase: protein MLFLVLGRGKTGRVVADIAHERGHGVRVLGEEENRDASALTAPFLAQFDAVIDFTTPQAVIPNMRACLANGAHMVVGTTGWYSQLEDMRALAARKNAGLLYGTNYSVGVQATLRLAKELAKAVPHYRFSISETHHVSKKDAPSGTALSLKQALQSAVPGLEVEITSHREGDASGLHVIEARSENDVIELKHEAFSRRGFAEGAVRAAEWIHDKKGVWEFSEISSQLG, encoded by the coding sequence ATGCTGTTTCTGGTGTTAGGGCGAGGCAAGACGGGCCGCGTGGTGGCGGATATCGCGCACGAGCGCGGCCATGGCGTACGCGTGCTGGGTGAGGAAGAGAACCGCGACGCAAGCGCGCTGACGGCTCCATTCCTTGCACAATTCGATGCGGTGATTGACTTCACGACTCCGCAGGCGGTCATCCCGAACATGCGCGCGTGCCTGGCGAACGGTGCGCACATGGTGGTGGGCACCACGGGCTGGTACAGCCAGCTCGAGGATATGCGCGCTTTGGCGGCACGCAAGAATGCCGGGCTGCTCTACGGCACGAATTACTCGGTGGGGGTGCAGGCAACGCTGCGGCTGGCGAAGGAGCTGGCGAAGGCAGTGCCGCACTACCGCTTCTCGATCAGCGAGACGCACCATGTGAGCAAGAAGGATGCGCCTTCGGGTACGGCTCTCTCGCTCAAGCAGGCGCTGCAGTCTGCTGTGCCTGGGCTCGAGGTCGAGATCACCTCGCATCGCGAAGGCGATGCTTCCGGTCTGCACGTGATCGAGGCTCGCTCGGAGAACGATGTGATCGAGCTGAAGCACGAAGCCTTCTCGCGACGTGGCTTCGCCGAGGGCGCGGTGCGCGCGGCGGAATGGATCCACGACAAGAAGGGCGTGTGGGAGTTCAGCGAAATCTCTTCGCAGCTCGGATAA
- the lysC gene encoding lysine-sensitive aspartokinase 3: MNKLVVMKFGGTSVEDAVAINRTAGIVRGRIEKGLTPIVVVSAMAKVTDQLLAAAAAAGRGDRSGALAITARLRSRHKETACALVEQPANVALSASIDAEFDGLDEVLRGLAAVGELTPRISDMIVSMGERLSSRMIAEAFSQRGLNGVHVDARKCIITDNQHGKAIPNDAMIEARLKEHVLPHATEGRTVVMGGFIGSYVAPGAVEDDKIITTTLGRGGSDFTAALVGGGIDAGAIEIWTDVNGIMTTDPRIVPEALRVKTISFEEAAELAYFGAKVLHPATILPAVKKNIPVLVLNSRNPENEGTRIISLAPHCKSPFKSIAAKRKLTIIDVVASRMLMSHGYLKAIFDVFDKHKCAVDMVSTSEVSVSLTVDSNEKLPDIAADLSKLADVKYEGRKALICLVGEDIRGHNGIAAQVFGAVKHVNVRMISQGASEINMSFMIEEDDVEEAIRSLHKAFFSDPDPEVFDVEAARAVKA; the protein is encoded by the coding sequence ATGAACAAACTGGTCGTGATGAAGTTCGGCGGCACGTCCGTCGAAGATGCAGTCGCTATCAACCGGACCGCGGGCATCGTCCGTGGCCGCATCGAAAAGGGTCTTACGCCGATCGTGGTGGTTTCGGCGATGGCCAAGGTCACCGACCAGCTGCTGGCAGCCGCTGCAGCAGCAGGACGCGGCGATCGCAGCGGTGCGCTGGCGATCACGGCTCGCCTGCGCAGCCGGCATAAGGAAACCGCTTGTGCGCTTGTCGAGCAGCCGGCGAATGTTGCTCTGAGCGCATCGATCGATGCTGAATTCGATGGCCTGGATGAAGTGCTGCGCGGACTGGCTGCTGTTGGCGAGTTGACACCGCGCATCAGCGACATGATCGTCTCGATGGGCGAGCGTCTTTCGAGCCGCATGATTGCGGAAGCCTTCTCGCAGCGCGGCCTGAACGGCGTGCACGTGGACGCGCGCAAGTGCATCATCACCGACAACCAGCACGGCAAGGCGATTCCAAACGACGCCATGATCGAGGCGCGGCTCAAGGAGCACGTGCTGCCGCATGCGACGGAAGGCCGTACGGTGGTGATGGGTGGTTTTATCGGCTCCTATGTCGCGCCGGGTGCGGTCGAGGATGACAAGATCATCACCACGACGCTGGGCCGCGGCGGCTCGGACTTTACGGCGGCGCTCGTCGGCGGCGGCATCGACGCAGGCGCGATCGAAATCTGGACCGATGTGAACGGCATCATGACGACCGATCCGCGCATTGTGCCCGAGGCGCTGCGCGTGAAGACGATCAGCTTCGAAGAGGCAGCCGAACTCGCCTACTTCGGCGCGAAGGTGCTGCATCCGGCGACGATCCTTCCGGCGGTGAAGAAGAACATCCCGGTGCTGGTGCTGAACTCGCGCAATCCGGAGAACGAAGGCACGCGCATCATCTCGCTCGCGCCGCACTGCAAGAGCCCCTTCAAGTCGATTGCCGCCAAGCGCAAGCTGACAATTATCGACGTGGTGGCGAGCCGCATGCTGATGTCGCATGGCTATCTGAAGGCGATCTTCGATGTCTTCGACAAGCACAAGTGTGCAGTCGATATGGTCTCGACCTCTGAGGTCTCGGTCTCACTGACGGTGGACTCGAATGAAAAGCTGCCGGACATCGCCGCCGATCTGAGCAAGCTGGCCGACGTGAAGTATGAAGGCCGCAAGGCGCTGATCTGCCTGGTGGGCGAAGATATCCGCGGACACAACGGCATTGCCGCGCAGGTTTTCGGCGCGGTGAAGCATGTGAACGTGCGCATGATTTCGCAGGGCGCATCCGAGATCAACATGAGTTTCATGATCGAAGAAGATGACGTGGAAGAAGCCATCCGCTCACTGCACAAGGCGTTCTTCTCGGATCCCGATCCGGAAGTCTTCGACGTGGAAGCGGCCAGGGCCGTGAAGGCGTAG